The nucleotide sequence TGAATTACAAATAAAGAACAGTATAGAATTTCAATATCGTTTaaaaattttcataaaagtgtttaaaagtatgcaacaaaatattttgagaCCGGAATCCAAGGGATTCATTTCGAAAGACGTCTTTAATGCATTCTTTTGGACTTCTTAAGCAATTACTTTAGTGATTTCTTTGGATTTCCAGATTCGAAATATATTTCAGATACTAATCTGGAAAGTTACTACCTTTTTTTTACTGTACGTGAAAGTGCACGAGTCTGTATTGGTTAGTTGGCTGGCCAAACTTAGCATCGCACGTGCTTCTCTCGGTTGCCATTTTCCCCATTTGGCCATTTCTAGCTCAATCTTGGCCTAGCCAAAACTGTCCTGTTGGCTAGGATGCATTCCGCGCTGCGTTTCCTTTGCGGCAGTTTAGTTTATGGTTTTGATTTCCGTTGCGCAACTCGTTTCTTAATTAGCTGCCTGGACCATTTCACTCTCGGTTTCCCGCTTTCTTCTGCTTGTGGTGTAATTGACCGTGTAAACTGGGCTTAAGTCACTTAACAGTCGCTTAACACATGCAGCTGAAGGGATGGCaccaaaaaccgaaaaaaggATCTCCTGACCCGAAAGTCTTCTCGATGCCATTTTTCTGCCGGCGGAGAGACGTGGGTGCGGGTTGGTTGGACAATTTGCATATTGTTTTGTGCTTTGCTGAACTTTAGCTTGTGCCCGAAAATGTGTTGCATACTTTGCGGCTTTATGCAAATGCCATCACAGTGGTCACTGGAAAATAGGGGACACTATCCTTGaagtttcaattaaattattgaaaaaatatttagataTTTGCAAATTTAAAGCATTCATCATAGAGTTTAGAAAAAATAGAagaacttttttattttatttaatatttttaaagctctaaaaaaaaatggtttgTTATTCTTATCAAGCTTTCTTTAACCTCTATATCGAAGAAACCCCCTTAAacattttacatattttttaatatttaattagtttttcTGCTCTGTTGGATACAACAACTTGCATTCACCTCTGACCTCCACTGTAGAAGAGTTTTCATGGAGAACAGGACCCGGACCCGGGACAAGTTTGCCGCTCTGCGTGGCAAACAAATAGAAATTAACATGACATACTTTGCCCGGTTCGCAGCTCCTCAGCTCAGCTGGTGTCGGGAGTGGATTTTGTCCCTCGAAAGCCAtagctgctgctgccgctgctgttgatgatgatgaagaTGGAGCTGAAGATGGTGCCAGAGATGGAGGTTGGAGGAGGATGATGCCACGCATGTGacgcagcaacaacaataaggACAGCGACAAACATGCACAGCGGGGCATGGCCCgtagaaaatatgaaaaatgtaaaacaaaAATCTGGCAAAAACTTTTCTAATTTAAAACtgccaacaaaaaaaaaagaatgccaaaaataaaataaagtacGGCAAGGAGACTCGGAAAAACGACATTAAGTCAGAGGGTTGGGAGGCACCACGGAATCCTTAAGCAAATCTTAATAATATCAGGATGACACTTTGGCTCAAAAAGGGTATAGAAGAATGGGTAACTTGAAAGtggaatttaaatattatatactAAAATGTAGTGGACATACATATCACTCATATAGCCattaaaataacaataatcTTTTCTAGTATTGAAAGTAAAAACATaagaaaaagtatttttaaaggtCTGCAAAGTCTTTGATTTCGTTTATCATAATGGGTTTCGATTAAAATTACTATATTTTGAGTATTTATAGAGTGTTTTGGTATCGACACCTGCCTTACCAAAATGCCTTCAATTTTTTTCTGGTTCTTTTCATCATCAACACGCTTTATAGAATGTTAACCCTCCCCTGCCAGTCAAAGTGCTCGGCAAATTATGTCTGTTGACAGTGCCGAAGTGAAAGTCCTTTGCCCCTGCCAGCAGGACCTGCACATGTTGATGAATGCGAGTCCAAGAGATTTCAACTTTCTAATTTAATGCGACACTGAGACAAGTAAGGCGACGGAGAAAGAGAAAAAGACAAAGACAAAGGGGCGCTGAGTGCGGAGGCAAATAAATGATACTGCAAATTATTTAGGCAGCCAAcgtggcgtatgcgcaatgtcTGTTTGACATAGCAAATGCCAAGTTCTTGCCATATTGTTGGCGCTTGCCAAAGAAAACGTTTTATTTCCAACCGAAACTTTCCTGAAAAGTCATCTCTTAATTGAAAATTAACTGCGACAGAACAGATGTCATTGTGGTTTTGTCTGATAGCAAatgcttttatttataatattaatttacaaaaaaaaaaacatgggTAGATTTCTCGTTCAAATTGAGTTTCCAAGATTAAGTCTCCCCAGGCAGCACAAGAAACCttttaaaacataattttttattcagttttcgttctgttttttttatagCTAATTTGGTTTTACAGTATTGCAGGGTGATAAAGACTTAAACGTAAATCGTTGCAATATTTCCCCGGGAAACAACCGATTTGATTGCGTTCCATAAAAACAGTTGCGAGCCTCGGAAGCATTGTTAACTCAGACGGGAAGACCTCGGGACCCCAATTAGGTTAGGACCTGACGGACAATGTCCGGCGGCAGCATGAAATTGTTTTTGCGCAGAGGAATCTCGCTCAGCTGGCGGTCGATGGGCGACCGGGTGTCATATAGCGACGGCGACTGACATATTATGGCCAAGGTCCCGAACACGCAGGACAGCGTGAAGAGCCAGAGGAAGAAGCGGTCCAGCACCATCGATACGAATTTCCAATCCTCCACAATCTGCGGCAatgaaacaataaaaaatagatttttaataTCATTCCAGTATCGTATCGTTTTTGCGGCTGAATGAAATTggttttattcatttttattcgAATTGTGGGGGGAGAGGGGCCTAATAAAATATGGCCCTGCGGCTGACTCTCAATAAACTTGGTATcgcaataaaaatataaagttatgatttaatattttacaattgtttgCTGCACACTTGGGACTTGGCTCCGACTTCAATGCATTCAAGTCGAACTTAAGGGCaataaacaataataaaaaaaaaaaaagcggAGGCGAAAGACCCCCGCCAGACGCCGAAAATATGGCAAAGTAAACAATAACAACGCCAAGGACTCCGCCGAACAGCATATACCATCCTCCAAGAGGACACGcgtcaataaaaatgggcAACAAAAATAAGCGGCCACGTTGAGGAGCCTGTGTACCCACCTCGTTATCCTTGTCGGCATCCTTGATATGCTGCGCAATAAATCTGACCGCACGCAATGCCTGCAGCACTTCGGGTGTTAAGTTGCGCGGTATCACATTGTCGGAATCTGTCAAGTTTCCGCCATGAAATTGcaaaaaattgaaataaaatattggaataataaataaatgtgaGTATCAAGAAAATCCCATCCCCTGGCTATGTGTGTGTATATCCAGTGTGTGCATCTAGGCTTTTATGGGTTCGGATGAGTGGACAAATATTTTGGTCCCTGTCAAAAGGCAAATTAACGCCTAAAGGCAATCGCCCTCGAAGTTAACGAAGCAACTGAATTATGCTCgtcaaaaataatttatggACCGACGCATTTATGGCAGTTTATCTTTAAGATGAAGTTATCTTACTTTATTGAATATCCTTTGGCTTTTTCGAACCCAAATGTGCCAAAGAAATCAGCTTAAagattaatttatttaatctATATCCATTATACCATTTTATACAGTATCAAAACTGCTTTAAAACATTATTGTGTTTACACCAACGGTTTGTTTTATGATCgtattaaaaaaatcaaaataccATAGAGTAGTTACCCAAAAAAATCATTGTTCAGCAATGTGATCCATCAATCAGTAGCTTTTTTTTCAGAATTCCCTTGACCACGACCATGTTTGATTTTGAACCACGGCAGCGTTATTTGTTGTCAAAGcattccccattttattgcaTTGTTTGCCCCTATTTTTTTGTATCTGTTGTATTTGATTTCAATTTGGGGCCGGCAGGCATGCAAAATATTTGTGTGTTTTATGGTTAGATTTCGCACACTCACCCACAGAGTTCTGCATGCCATTGTCGTAAGCGCCATCCTGACTGTCCTTAAACTCGCTGGGAAAATCGCTGATGCTGTCACTGGAGGGAGAACCAAGAACCAAGCCAGCCACAACACAAACAGGCAGTTCGGCGGGGAAAGAGTTCAGAGTCAAGTGTTTACTTTCAATTTCGCGAGATGCCACTTACCGCACATCGATCTCGTTGGTGTACCCATTGCTCGGCGTGGAGTCGTCGTAGTCGGGCAGGGTGTACTGCGTCCGCCGCATCATCATCAGCTTGGGCATGAAGTGCAGGAAGAGCTTTCGCACCAGCGGCGACATATTGTGCGTCGAGGGGGATCTGAACCAAGGGGGGATGGACACCGGCTATAGCCCCCAGCTCGGAAAAACATACCCCCAAAAAGCAAAGAAAACCGCCATGATTTAAAGGCTttatttgaaatatatttgacatCCTTCTTTTAATCGTCAAACTTAAGACCCTCCTTTTCTAACTTTAACTAATATAATATTTCCTATATGCTTGATAAAATAAtgtaaatttctatatatttttaaatgtatgtagtctgtttccccattttatccCTATGGCGGTTTTCTTACTTTCAAGGCGATGCATTTCCGAGTTCTCCCCCGAATCGGGACTCACCTGAAGTGGATGTTCAGCACACAGACCGTTGTCCAGACGGACAGCGAGACGAGTATCATGGTAAAGAGCAGATACTTGCCCAGCAGGGGCACCGCCAACGAGGTTGGTGGGATAATTTCGGCCAAGAGCAGGAAAAACACGGTCAACGACACGAGTATTGAAATACATAACGTAACCTGTCAACGAGATGTTTACACAATTTCCTCCTTTCGATATCCTATCGGGGCTATTGATGGCCACTCGATCCGACAGAAAGACGAGCCATCAAACAATCAAACCAACAATCAACCAACAACGACAATGAACACATAACAACAACGAAATTAAAACACAAATAtcataatttgtttaattcaTTTAGCCAATTACTTGTAAAAAgaatataaaacattaaagGCAGCAGCAAGGGAGATTTTCTCAAGAACTCTTTGCTTGCCGGGgccttaaaataaatatacaaatacttaaaataattgtttGCAACTCTTGTCAATTCGaaaacaattaatttttaaaaaacaacgaaTGAAAATAGGTACGTACTTAAGGTCTGCATCGCGTATACTGTGACCAAGCTATAGACCCACATCTAACACACTCGCGAACACACAATCTAGGACACAATAGGACAACCTGAACCCACCCACATCAATCAATCATACGAAGTTTACACGAAAACAATCAACATCAAAAAAACAAAGCAACAAAGCGCATTTTACTACGTTTACATGTGAACTTTTCTGCGTACGTGTGTTGTGGCTGTGTGTCGATACAAAGATTCGGGTAGTTTGTAACACTTATGTATCTTTACTGGGGGAAGTTTTTAAGTAGTTTAGCCCTAGTTCTTGACATGAAAAGTGCTTCAATAAATCACTTTGAAGAAAAGGTAAAGTAAAagcaatattaaaatgtagGTGTCCTGTTATAAGACAACAATTAGGGTTTTTAAAGCTTAtccctaaaaatatatatatttctttttaagcATTTCAGGAATTTCGAGTcacaagaaatattttaaggaactatatttttaaactggtttcACTTTAAAGTCCCACGTTTTATATTATAAGAAATCTTATATCCAATAATGTCAATATGATATTATGATTACCATGATATTTAAACCTCAAGGATCTCAATACAATACTTTTACCTCAGCGTACATGCTATATTAAATGCCAACTTATATTTTGGTAGTATGGAGTTGATATCGAATACATATATCAATATTCTTGGCGAAGCATTTACCTTTACTTGAGCAAACGAGCGATACGAATGAACGAACAAACACTAAGGCAACGACAAAAGGAATATAACAACAAACTGCACGAGTCCAgtacgtgtgtgtgtgtgaattTGTGATGGTGTGGGTGTAGGTGTGCCTGTGCTAAATGCAGGTGTCCTATGTGTGTAAGTGTATCAGTGAGTGTGTGAGTGCGCTGCTCAATTACAAGATACGCGATATGGGAAAAATGTTGCGAGTGGCTTTTTGACATTTTGAATTCGATTCAATGTGGTTCGATGTCGATATCGATTGCGCATTTGTATGCATTCGATGAAAATTTACGTTATGAGATTTCTCAACTCAGGACAGCACACATGATATTCGACGTAAAATTATGTTTTCAGACCATATCTATAGGCATATGGGACGTCAATATATGTGTGCTGCTTTCAAAAATTCAGAGAGTCGCTGCTGCGAATGCGGAGCTGATCTTTTGATGGATAGATAGAAAAAGCTAAATATCATTATGATATATCTATAAGATAAAAATTTGATCGGAAAGTAGAGAAAGTTAAAGTTTGGAAAGAGCGGGAAGTGCAAGATGAGCTCTTCTCAGAAAGAATTTTGATTTCTAATATTCGTTTTCTAAATTTGTTGAACGCCAATTTACAATGTGTACTATTTTAGATTGGAGTACAAGAGCTCAGCTTTAGGGAAGCAGACTTGAAAGATTAGGTAGTGATAGTTAAAGTAATTGAAAGGATTACGGATGGTGCATATGAAAAAGATAGCTTATCTAAGGTATAGGTATATTGTAGAGGTTTTGATTTTTTCAGTGTTATAAGTTGAGTAGTTTAGTGAAAACAAAAACGTAGTCACAAGTTTCGCCTATAATTTGTAACCTCGTTGATGTTTCAATCTCTAATAATAACCTTTTTGAAAAtgatttcaaaaatattaccaAAGAAAAAATCAACAAGTAAATCAAGGGCTACAAAACGTATACATATAATAAGGGGTTGCAActttttaaacaattaaacTACTACTGTGATAAGAAAAACCATGCACGTGCTCAAAATGAGGGATTGAATAGTTATAATTCTGAAattttcattgattttcagATATATCAGTCTTCGTTACCTTTTCGCCCGAATCGCTTGGCAAATAAAATACCAACACCGTGAGGAATGTTAAAGCCACACAAGGCACAATCAAATTGACAGTATAGAACAAAGTCTTACGTCTCATGGTCAACTTGAATGTTAtatctaaaattaaaaaatatatttaaataaatattttgggAAACCGTCGATTAGCTTACCAGAAAACGGTTCCAATGTATCGGGGTAATATTCCTCATTTTTAGTAGCTGGCACTTCAAGTATGTCCCACTCCACAGATAAATAAAACTCGGTGAGGTCAATGCCCACTTGTACAAGGTTACTGCCAGGAACctgaaaaatatttagttatttcataaatattaatattatatacGTATCAATGTGACCTGATCCAAATGCTTAAGATCCACTTGTGCGCCATTGTAAGTCCAGGATCCGAACTTCATAAAGCAGATTTGTTCGTCGTAAGGAAAGTATTCCACATTCATTTCACATGATGACTTGTAAATAGCCGGTGGCTCCCAAAAGACTTCACCTGTGTACTTAAGAGTGGCTTTGGTCATCAGGGTTACCTAAAAATATTTGGAAAGCTTGGTAAGTCTGCGGTACAAGTAAAACATTTCCTAATGCACTTCATAGTTGCCATCCCAGTTGTTGTAAAGCACAATGTCCGGAACCCAAATGTGTTCAGATGGTACATAGAGCTGCTCAACTCCACCATATTCCTCCGGATCCCAGCGTAACTTGTAGTCGAACCAGCGctggaaaaaatatttaaaactttaTTCGAAAAGATTACTCTTCAGTGATGTTATGATAATTACCTGCTTTACCCACAGATTGGTGGTCATCACTTGGTTCTTCAGATTGACCTCAATCAGCTGAGACAATTTCAGACCTAACCAAACCGTCAGGGTCTCCGTGTTGTTCACAACGGGTCGTATCAATCGATTGTAGTTGCTCAACAAATCATCATAGAGACGTTTGGTGTCCGGATTTGCCTCAAAACTTATTGGAGC is from Drosophila suzukii chromosome 3, CBGP_Dsuzu_IsoJpt1.0, whole genome shotgun sequence and encodes:
- the nAChRbeta2 gene encoding acetylcholine receptor subunit beta-like 2, whose amino-acid sequence is MWHWSLLCVFLLVPLANSTAPISFEANPDTKRLYDDLLSNYNRLIRPVVNNTETLTVWLGLKLSQLIEVNLKNQVMTTNLWVKQRWFDYKLRWDPEEYGGVEQLYVPSEHIWVPDIVLYNNWDGNYEVTLMTKATLKYTGEVFWEPPAIYKSSCEMNVEYFPYDEQICFMKFGSWTYNGAQVDLKHLDQVPGSNLVQVGIDLTEFYLSVEWDILEVPATKNEEYYPDTLEPFSDITFKLTMRRKTLFYTVNLIVPCVALTFLTVLVFYLPSDSGEKVTLCISILVSLTVFFLLLAEIIPPTSLAVPLLGKYLLFTMILVSLSVWTTVCVLNIHFRSPSTHNMSPLVRKLFLHFMPKLMMMRRTQYTLPDYDDSTPSNGYTNEIDVRDSISDFPSEFKDSQDGAYDNGMQNSVDSDNVIPRNLTPEVLQALRAVRFIAQHIKDADKDNEIVEDWKFVSMVLDRFFLWLFTLSCVFGTLAIICQSPSLYDTRSPIDRQLSEIPLRKNNFMLPPDIVRQVLT